A single Mixta calida DNA region contains:
- a CDS encoding DUF2594 family protein, translating to MGQNDFTTSEETKTLANEVACLKAMVTMMLKGMGQADAGKVIINMERVIAQLDDPQQAETFSQTISQIKAAYRR from the coding sequence ATGGGTCAGAACGATTTTACCACTTCGGAAGAGACAAAAACCCTGGCGAATGAAGTGGCCTGCCTGAAAGCGATGGTCACGATGATGCTGAAAGGCATGGGTCAGGCGGACGCGGGCAAAGTCATTATCAACATGGAACGTGTTATCGCCCAGTTGGACGATCCGCAGCAGGCGGAAACGTTCAGTCAGACAATCAGTCAGATTAAGGCCGCATACCGCCGTTAA
- a CDS encoding acyl-homoserine-lactone synthase encodes MKIIQTQLKDMPSSLLAELGSYRYSVFARGEGWSIPSRLSTPGQEYDRFDRSDVTWLIAWHVRFGICGCARLMQWQEPGNIEGFSVPFDRKEAVWEMSRFSARLDVDHELPLTILWHAVQLAELSGIDYLVSAATPMLEQMFEQHNVGFEPLTPGLIQSEDNLFAVKIPVKQQGLAEKYRGARRFSPEEVLPSLGVSINWQSHGR; translated from the coding sequence ATGAAGATTATCCAAACCCAGCTAAAGGATATGCCATCCTCGTTATTGGCTGAATTGGGCAGTTATCGTTACAGTGTGTTTGCGCGCGGTGAAGGGTGGTCGATACCCTCGCGGCTCAGTACGCCGGGACAGGAGTACGATCGCTTCGACCGTTCCGACGTAACGTGGCTTATCGCCTGGCATGTACGTTTTGGCATCTGCGGTTGCGCCCGCCTGATGCAGTGGCAGGAACCCGGCAATATTGAAGGCTTCAGCGTACCGTTCGATCGTAAAGAGGCGGTCTGGGAAATGTCGCGTTTCTCCGCGCGTCTTGACGTTGACCATGAACTGCCGCTAACCATTCTCTGGCATGCTGTCCAGCTGGCGGAGCTGTCGGGCATCGATTATCTGGTCAGTGCCGCCACGCCGATGCTGGAGCAGATGTTTGAACAGCACAACGTGGGGTTCGAGCCTTTAACGCCGGGATTAATTCAGTCTGAAGACAATCTGTTCGCAGTAAAAATTCCGGTGAAACAGCAGGGTCTGGCGGAGAAGTATCGCGGCGCGCGCCGTTTCAGCCCGGAAGAGGTGTTGCCTTCGCTGGGCGTTTCTATCAACTGGCAGTCGCACGGGCGTTAA
- a CDS encoding extensin-like domain-containing protein, whose translation MKGIAIALAIILAVLAGFPWLERHLPSHLNPFAPLLVTDPPGWVTRYKLQRIRHDPAACLAVLERAREAGLVSFTQPPPMSGACPLAAPIRIQRFADVRLSSSFLASCPLAVSSTMFVLQADRRARSGPLHSSLRQIEHVGSYACRNIYHRAQGRRSEHATADAWDVTAFRLANGTRISVGRDWRRPDEASDLLHQWFNDSCAWFGNTLGPDYNAAHATHFHLGMRGYGICR comes from the coding sequence GATCATTCTGGCCGTGCTGGCGGGTTTTCCCTGGCTTGAGCGTCATCTGCCGTCGCACCTGAATCCGTTTGCGCCGCTTTTAGTGACCGATCCGCCTGGTTGGGTCACCCGCTACAAGCTGCAGCGCATCCGTCACGATCCCGCCGCCTGCCTGGCGGTGCTGGAGCGTGCGCGGGAGGCGGGGCTGGTAAGTTTTACCCAGCCGCCTCCGATGAGCGGCGCTTGTCCGTTGGCGGCGCCGATTCGCATCCAGCGCTTCGCCGATGTAAGGCTCAGCAGCAGCTTTCTTGCCAGCTGTCCGTTGGCGGTCAGCAGCACGATGTTTGTACTACAGGCAGACAGGCGCGCGCGCTCCGGCCCTCTGCATTCGTCGCTGAGGCAGATTGAACATGTCGGCAGCTACGCCTGCCGGAATATTTATCATCGTGCGCAGGGGCGGCGAAGCGAGCATGCAACGGCGGATGCGTGGGATGTGACGGCGTTCCGGCTGGCGAACGGCACACGCATCAGCGTTGGACGCGACTGGCGCAGGCCTGATGAAGCGAGCGATTTACTACATCAGTGGTTCAACGACAGCTGCGCCTGGTTTGGCAATACGTTGGGGCCGGACTATAACGCGGCGCACGCCACACATTTTCATCTGGGGATGCGGGGCTATGGAATTTGCCGTTAA
- the sdiA gene encoding transcriptional regulator SdiA gives MTFDDYFAWRREVEAQFFLLNNTKELTKALQQQIEALGLDHFALFIRHPVPFTRPKTFLFTTYPPCWIKRYENENYYAVDPILQECSLPGKFIAWGDAVSDKNEIFWREAKAYGLTSGFSCSLMASNRATGILSVVSKKALNMSHMLPEQQLRLQYLLDLSLQSLLRLDDVSMRILDITLSSRELEILKWTAEGKTAAEISLILSISPYTVNFHQKNLQKRFNAPNKTQVASYAAAIGLL, from the coding sequence ATGACGTTCGATGATTACTTTGCCTGGCGCAGGGAGGTCGAGGCTCAGTTTTTTTTACTGAATAACACGAAAGAGTTAACAAAAGCGTTGCAACAGCAGATTGAAGCGCTGGGGCTGGATCACTTTGCCTTATTTATTCGCCATCCAGTACCTTTTACCCGGCCTAAAACCTTTCTTTTCACCACATACCCACCTTGCTGGATAAAGCGATACGAAAATGAAAACTATTATGCCGTCGATCCTATTTTGCAGGAGTGTTCACTGCCGGGAAAATTTATAGCCTGGGGGGATGCCGTTTCGGATAAGAATGAAATATTCTGGCGTGAGGCAAAAGCGTACGGATTGACATCAGGCTTCTCTTGTTCGCTGATGGCGTCCAATCGCGCAACGGGTATATTATCGGTAGTATCCAAAAAAGCGTTAAATATGTCGCATATGTTGCCGGAACAGCAGTTAAGACTACAGTATCTATTGGACCTGTCTTTGCAATCGTTACTGCGCTTAGATGATGTATCCATGCGGATTTTAGATATAACCTTAAGTTCGCGTGAACTGGAAATTTTAAAATGGACAGCGGAAGGGAAAACGGCAGCCGAGATTTCATTGATACTTTCTATCTCGCCTTACACGGTTAACTTCCATCAGAAGAATTTACAAAAGCGGTTTAATGCGCCAAATAAAACCCAGGTTGCCAGCTATGCGGCCGCCATTGGCTTGCTGTAA
- a CDS encoding GlpM family protein produces the protein MGLLLKALIGAFVVVAIGLLAKSKNYYIAGLLPLFPTFALIAHYLVATDKGSAALRATIIFGMWAILPYFLYLLSLWFFIGIMRLPLALASAVLCWVLAAWLLITLWTRWH, from the coding sequence ATGGGTCTGTTGCTTAAAGCGCTGATTGGCGCATTCGTGGTGGTGGCGATTGGCCTGCTGGCGAAGAGTAAGAATTACTATATCGCCGGGCTGTTGCCGCTCTTTCCAACATTTGCGCTGATTGCGCACTACCTTGTCGCAACAGATAAGGGCTCGGCAGCGCTGCGCGCCACCATCATTTTCGGCATGTGGGCGATTTTGCCCTACTTTCTCTATCTTCTCTCGTTATGGTTTTTTATCGGCATAATGCGTCTGCCGCTCGCGCTGGCCAGCGCCGTGCTGTGCTGGGTGCTGGCCGCATGGTTGCTGATTACGCTCTGGACCCGCTGGCATTAA